A DNA window from Haloactinospora alba contains the following coding sequences:
- the betT gene encoding choline BCCT transporter BetT produces the protein MSTNGADGSAAGPETSETGERRDSRGRLKPVVFFGSSVLILALSIWAIITPTGAETTIGTVVGWISEGFGWYYFLVATFYLVFVVFVAASKYGTVKLGPQHSTPDYGVFAWAAMLFAAGIGIDLMFFSVSGPVTHYLAPPEGEPQTIEAARQGVVWTLFHYGITGWAMYALMGMVLGYFAFRYRLPLAIRSALYPLIGKRVHGRLGDAVDLAAVIGTIFGISVSLGIGVVQLNYGLNFLFNVPEGVPAQVGLVLLAVAMTTVSAVAGVDRGIRRLSQLNVVLAIVLVLYVLVFDSPVRLLNALVLNIGDYLSRFPSMTLNTFAYDQPTAWLNAWTLFFWAWWIAWAPFVGMFLARISRGRTIRQFVAATLMVPLLYTLTFLSVFGNSALGVVRQGNTEFGQTAMNTPEQGFYALMSQYPAVTFSAGLATFVGLLLYVTSADSGALVMGNLSSHLSTPLTDATPWLRIFWAAATGLLTIAMLLVGGVDALTNATIIMGLPFSFVMLLIIWGLYKALRVEQFRREASQVTLSPAMPERGPGGPGTGRNWRQRLARAMSFPGRRGAARFIDEVCRPALREVAEELRNQGVEASVTEETDEDVGLAHVELRVPMGEEEEFSYRVWPIEMPTPAFAMRSVAERDTYVRFEVYLTEGSQGYDVMGCSKEQLIANVLDEYERHLEFLRLHREATARSVLPDHGPGTADVHPAEDE, from the coding sequence ATGTCCACCAACGGGGCTGACGGTAGCGCAGCGGGCCCGGAAACATCGGAGACCGGGGAGAGGCGGGACAGCAGGGGCCGACTCAAACCCGTCGTGTTCTTCGGCTCGTCCGTGCTGATCCTCGCGCTGTCGATCTGGGCGATCATCACGCCGACAGGGGCCGAGACCACCATCGGAACGGTGGTCGGCTGGATCTCCGAGGGGTTCGGCTGGTACTACTTCCTCGTCGCCACCTTCTACCTGGTGTTCGTGGTGTTCGTCGCCGCCTCCAAGTACGGCACGGTCAAGCTCGGGCCGCAGCACTCCACCCCGGACTATGGGGTGTTCGCCTGGGCCGCCATGCTGTTCGCGGCGGGCATCGGCATCGACCTGATGTTCTTCTCCGTCTCCGGGCCGGTCACCCACTACCTCGCTCCGCCGGAGGGCGAGCCGCAGACCATCGAGGCGGCACGGCAGGGTGTCGTGTGGACGCTGTTCCACTACGGCATCACCGGCTGGGCGATGTACGCGCTGATGGGCATGGTGCTCGGCTACTTCGCGTTCCGCTACCGCCTGCCGCTGGCGATCCGTTCCGCCCTGTACCCGCTGATCGGCAAGCGTGTGCACGGCCGGCTCGGGGACGCCGTCGACCTCGCGGCCGTCATCGGCACGATCTTCGGGATCTCCGTGTCGTTGGGGATCGGCGTGGTGCAGCTCAACTACGGGTTGAACTTCCTGTTCAACGTGCCCGAAGGTGTCCCGGCCCAGGTCGGGCTGGTTCTGCTCGCGGTGGCCATGACGACGGTGTCGGCGGTGGCGGGTGTCGACCGGGGGATCAGGCGGTTGTCCCAGCTCAACGTCGTGCTGGCCATCGTCCTGGTGCTGTACGTGCTCGTCTTCGACAGCCCGGTGCGGCTGCTCAACGCCCTCGTGCTCAACATCGGCGACTACCTCAGCCGCTTCCCCTCGATGACGCTGAACACGTTCGCCTACGACCAGCCGACCGCGTGGCTCAACGCCTGGACCCTGTTCTTCTGGGCCTGGTGGATCGCCTGGGCCCCGTTCGTGGGGATGTTCCTCGCCCGGATCTCGCGCGGCCGCACCATCCGGCAGTTCGTCGCGGCGACGCTGATGGTGCCGCTGCTGTACACGCTGACGTTCCTGTCGGTATTCGGTAACAGCGCGCTGGGCGTGGTGCGGCAGGGCAACACCGAGTTCGGCCAGACCGCCATGAACACGCCCGAACAGGGGTTCTACGCGCTCATGTCCCAGTATCCGGCAGTGACGTTCAGCGCGGGGCTGGCGACGTTCGTCGGGCTGCTGCTGTATGTCACCTCGGCGGACTCGGGCGCGCTGGTCATGGGCAACCTCAGTTCCCACCTGTCGACCCCGCTCACGGACGCCACCCCGTGGCTGCGCATCTTCTGGGCCGCGGCGACCGGGCTGTTGACGATCGCCATGCTCCTCGTCGGCGGTGTGGACGCGCTGACCAACGCCACCATCATCATGGGGCTGCCGTTCTCGTTCGTGATGCTGCTCATCATCTGGGGGTTGTACAAGGCCCTGCGGGTGGAGCAGTTCCGCCGGGAGGCCTCCCAGGTCACGCTTTCGCCGGCGATGCCGGAACGGGGACCGGGCGGTCCGGGAACGGGCCGGAACTGGCGTCAGCGGTTGGCGCGGGCGATGAGCTTCCCCGGCAGGCGGGGAGCCGCCAGGTTCATCGACGAGGTGTGCCGCCCCGCGTTGCGGGAGGTCGCGGAAGAGCTGCGCAACCAGGGCGTGGAGGCGTCGGTGACCGAGGAGACGGACGAGGACGTCGGACTCGCGCACGTGGAACTGCGGGTTCCCATGGGTGAGGAGGAAGAGTTCAGCTACCGGGTCTGGCCGATCGAGATGCCCACCCCGGCGTTCGCCATGCGCTCGGTCGCCGAACGCGACACCTACGTGCGTTTCGAGGTGTATCTCACCGAGGGAAGCCAGGGCTACGACGTGATGGGGTGCAGCAAGGAGCAGCTCATCGCCAACGTGCTGGACGAGTACGAGCGCCACCTGGAGTTCCTGCGGCTGCACCGGGAGGCGACCGCCCGGTCGGTGCTTCCCGACCACGGTCCCGGAACGGCCGATGTCCACCCGGCCGAGGACGAGTAG
- a CDS encoding TPR repeat region-containing protein, whose amino-acid sequence MNMMIGLQMQKKLGNLFDNTSSDGIQGGKVLSANITLTIPEAIEKMDSIEGKDYDIDRKNNEKVLGSLIDGATRNEKANHIILTGKMEDENGEEVDYKHPKNGEINTADVLETLYTYDWKDDGKELRGLTDWIARDADSDDPEEAKRAGEAAASLIESMVSTNERFVNLTETGHSLNGEDDITFTRLNPEIADSYLGIYSSYIEDFSHQKSSDDYSYKGEDLEIPDRARVRFMQFIAGDEDSRETMVAETEAYRMSNIVDYENMTSGDAYDAASRNGKIQALIDSSLTNEAMDRENSTSDAEESLSKSKANGAKMFANAVISAIQGGAENNPIGGAVAEAAKSIAKDSISMSLDNMSEETKSNVNEYEPIASKDAGTAKRNFALQLLSSMEKNGDIEMKELEDKGLTTKDKNGMTYVMSGEHEQDKDKLGDLDSGINQALEGKKINFSDREMNASEYFSLYKESHGNKYDEVTDRYRARNKPDYENQNGIEEE is encoded by the coding sequence ATGAATATGATGATTGGGTTGCAGATGCAAAAAAAATTAGGAAATCTGTTTGACAACACCAGTAGTGATGGAATCCAGGGAGGAAAGGTTCTTTCAGCAAATATCACACTAACAATTCCTGAAGCAATTGAAAAAATGGATAGCATAGAAGGTAAAGATTATGACATTGACAGGAAAAACAACGAGAAAGTTTTGGGGTCCCTTATTGATGGTGCCACCAGGAACGAAAAAGCGAATCACATAATTTTAACTGGAAAAATGGAAGATGAAAATGGTGAGGAAGTAGATTATAAGCATCCTAAAAATGGTGAAATAAATACTGCTGATGTTTTGGAGACTCTTTATACTTATGATTGGAAAGATGATGGGAAAGAGTTGAGGGGTCTTACGGATTGGATCGCACGTGATGCCGATAGTGATGATCCTGAGGAGGCTAAAAGGGCCGGTGAGGCAGCTGCAAGTCTTATAGAATCTATGGTTTCCACTAATGAAAGATTTGTAAACCTAACGGAAACTGGACATTCATTAAATGGAGAGGATGATATAACATTTACTCGGTTGAACCCTGAAATAGCTGACAGTTATTTGGGTATATATTCCTCTTACATAGAAGATTTTTCGCATCAGAAGAGTTCGGATGACTATTCTTATAAGGGAGAAGATTTAGAGATACCCGATAGGGCAAGAGTAAGATTTATGCAGTTTATTGCAGGAGACGAGGATTCAAGGGAGACTATGGTAGCAGAGACAGAGGCTTATAGAATGAGTAATATTGTAGATTATGAAAATATGACTTCAGGGGATGCCTATGATGCAGCATCAAGGAATGGGAAGATTCAAGCTCTGATTGATTCCTCTTTGACAAATGAAGCCATGGATAGAGAAAATAGTACTTCCGATGCGGAAGAAAGTTTGTCAAAGAGCAAGGCGAATGGAGCTAAGATGTTTGCTAATGCTGTTATATCTGCGATTCAGGGAGGGGCAGAAAATAATCCTATTGGGGGAGCTGTTGCAGAGGCAGCTAAAAGCATTGCAAAAGACAGTATTTCTATGTCTTTGGATAATATGTCTGAGGAGACAAAATCAAATGTAAATGAATATGAACCCATCGCATCTAAAGATGCAGGTACGGCAAAAAGGAATTTTGCTTTGCAGTTACTTTCATCGATGGAAAAAAATGGGGACATAGAAATGAAGGAGTTGGAGGATAAAGGTTTGACAACAAAAGATAAAAATGGAATGACCTATGTCATGTCAGGAGAGCATGAACAAGACAAGGATAAACTAGGGGATCTGGATAGCGGGATAAATCAAGCATTAGAAGGAAAGAAAATAAATTTCTCAGATAGAGAAATGAACGCGAGTGAGTATTTTTCTTTGTATAAAGAAAGTCACGGAAATAAATACGATGAAGTAACAGATAGATATAGAGCAAGAAATAAGCCAGACTATGAAAACCAAAACGGAATCGAAGAAGAATAG
- a CDS encoding sporulation protein, with the protein MKRILASLGLGNASVETVLRDPNTVPGGVLQGDVYINGGSVDQHIQELTVGLQARAEVEHGDAEHSQNLEFARARIGGELQLQADAHVHVPFELPVPWEAPLTAYRGQHLTGMHVGLNTQLHVAGGVDPGDLDPVSVHAMETQTIILDAVSMLGFRFMKADCERGRIRDTSQKLPFYQEVEYRAPSGYAGLNELEVTFITDERACDLILELDKKGGLFTEGRDSFKRMRIEHGTVEANGLAHQLNDYLGSVVGDRPLL; encoded by the coding sequence GTGAAACGTATTCTGGCGAGCCTGGGGCTGGGCAACGCCTCGGTGGAGACGGTGCTGCGCGACCCCAACACCGTCCCCGGCGGGGTGCTGCAGGGCGACGTGTACATCAACGGCGGTTCGGTGGACCAGCACATCCAGGAACTGACGGTCGGGCTGCAGGCGCGCGCCGAGGTGGAGCACGGCGACGCCGAACACAGCCAGAACCTGGAGTTCGCGCGGGCGCGCATCGGCGGGGAGCTGCAGCTGCAGGCCGACGCCCATGTGCACGTACCGTTCGAGCTTCCGGTGCCGTGGGAGGCGCCGCTGACCGCCTACCGGGGCCAGCACCTCACGGGCATGCACGTGGGGCTGAACACCCAGCTGCACGTGGCGGGCGGGGTGGACCCCGGCGACCTGGACCCGGTGTCGGTGCACGCCATGGAAACCCAGACCATCATCCTGGACGCGGTGAGCATGCTCGGGTTCAGGTTCATGAAGGCCGACTGCGAGCGGGGAAGGATCCGCGACACCAGCCAGAAGCTGCCGTTCTACCAGGAGGTCGAGTACCGCGCCCCCAGCGGTTACGCCGGGCTCAACGAACTCGAGGTCACGTTCATCACCGACGAGCGCGCGTGCGACCTCATTCTGGAGCTGGACAAGAAGGGGGGCCTGTTCACCGAGGGGCGGGACTCCTTCAAGCGGATGCGTATCGAGCACGGCACTGTAGAGGCGAACGGGCTGGCTCACCAGTTGAACGACTACCTCGGCTCGGTCGTCGGCGACCGTCCCCTTCTGTAA
- a CDS encoding mycothiol-dependent nitroreductase Rv2466c family protein: MSGSQLVDFWFDPSCPYTWITSRWVVEEVAEARPLEVRWHVMSLAVLNEHRSDNPEGDPERLWPPVRVAAAVRGHHGSQAFGRFYTALWSQGRSPVFVNGDQEQRSVLRESLRAAELPEDLAEAALSASYDAEVRASHDEGISLVGPHIGTPILAVSDGDDRTAFFGPVTSRVPRGNEALRLWDGTLQVAGVRGFHVLKGPPYDPPELG; encoded by the coding sequence TTGTCCGGCAGCCAGCTCGTGGACTTCTGGTTCGACCCGTCGTGCCCCTACACCTGGATCACCTCCCGGTGGGTGGTGGAGGAGGTCGCCGAGGCGCGACCGCTGGAGGTGCGCTGGCACGTGATGAGCCTGGCGGTGTTGAACGAGCACCGCAGTGACAACCCGGAGGGCGACCCCGAACGGTTGTGGCCACCGGTGCGGGTGGCCGCCGCGGTGCGCGGCCACCACGGGTCACAGGCCTTCGGCCGGTTCTACACCGCCCTGTGGTCCCAGGGACGCTCTCCCGTCTTCGTCAACGGTGACCAGGAGCAGCGGTCCGTGCTGCGGGAGTCGCTGCGCGCGGCGGAACTCCCCGAGGACCTCGCCGAGGCCGCGCTGTCCGCCTCCTACGACGCCGAGGTGCGCGCCTCCCACGACGAGGGGATCTCCCTCGTCGGCCCGCACATCGGAACCCCGATCCTGGCGGTGTCCGACGGGGACGACCGCACCGCGTTCTTCGGCCCGGTCACCTCCCGCGTCCCGCGCGGGAACGAGGCGTTGCGGCTGTGGGACGGGACCCTGCAGGTGGCCGGGGTGCGGGGGTTCCACGTCCTCAAGGGGCCGCCCTACGATCCTCCCGAGCTGGGTTGA
- a CDS encoding helix-turn-helix domain-containing protein: MPHPYTGWVTALPHPALRNLVRRYTGYTQHGAPPGVHRGLPSRHVTLVVSFTAPIRVVDGPSPGHAPVTARATVSGLRTRPTLLAREQHQCGVQVELDPPGIRALLGVPAADLAGAAFDVADLPNRWGGDLAERLSLAPSWDGVFAVLDTVFTGSLTPVRTAPEVLRAWRVLLASGGTVPVAGLAREVSWSRRHLNQRFGREMGVSPKRAARLVRFERCCRLLRAGNRDLARVAAECGYYDQAHLAGDWREFAGCSPTAWLREELPLLRDTAGAVPG, translated from the coding sequence ATGCCGCACCCGTACACGGGGTGGGTGACGGCGCTTCCCCACCCTGCCCTGCGGAACCTCGTCCGGCGCTACACCGGCTACACCCAGCACGGTGCCCCGCCGGGGGTGCACCGCGGCCTGCCGTCCCGGCACGTGACCCTCGTGGTGAGCTTCACCGCCCCTATCCGGGTGGTGGACGGCCCCTCACCCGGCCACGCGCCGGTAACCGCGCGGGCGACCGTGTCGGGCCTGCGCACGCGTCCCACGCTCCTCGCGCGGGAGCAGCACCAGTGCGGGGTCCAGGTCGAGCTGGACCCGCCCGGTATCCGGGCGCTTCTCGGTGTCCCCGCCGCAGACCTCGCGGGGGCCGCGTTCGACGTCGCCGATCTTCCGAACCGGTGGGGAGGGGACCTGGCGGAGCGGTTGTCGCTCGCCCCTTCCTGGGACGGCGTGTTCGCCGTGTTGGACACGGTGTTCACCGGTTCCCTCACGCCGGTGCGGACCGCCCCGGAGGTGTTGCGGGCGTGGCGGGTGCTGCTCGCCTCCGGCGGGACGGTGCCGGTGGCCGGACTCGCCCGGGAGGTGTCCTGGAGCAGGCGCCACCTGAACCAGCGGTTCGGCCGGGAGATGGGGGTGTCGCCGAAGCGGGCTGCGCGGCTGGTGCGGTTCGAACGCTGCTGCCGGCTGCTGCGTGCGGGCAACCGGGACCTGGCCCGTGTGGCGGCCGAGTGCGGCTACTACGACCAGGCGCACCTGGCCGGCGACTGGCGGGAGTTCGCCGGGTGCAGCCCTACCGCCTGGCTGCGGGAGGAACTTCCCCTCCTTCGGGACACCGCCGGCGCAGTACCGGGATAG
- a CDS encoding colicin immunity domain-containing protein, producing MSSAPVAPYVELCRQFVRGGMTASCFESLFLVMYKSEMRELESHYSDMAELFWAVDAYCPDPDIRDSSDLDEEQLRSAARGFVEAVQGEV from the coding sequence ATGTCGTCGGCCCCGGTCGCTCCGTACGTGGAGCTGTGCAGGCAGTTCGTCCGAGGGGGGATGACCGCCTCGTGCTTCGAGAGCCTGTTCCTGGTCATGTACAAGAGCGAGATGCGGGAGCTCGAGTCGCACTACAGCGACATGGCCGAGCTTTTCTGGGCTGTGGACGCCTACTGCCCCGACCCGGACATACGGGACTCGTCAGACCTCGACGAGGAACAGCTGCGGAGCGCGGCGCGCGGTTTCGTCGAGGCGGTCCAAGGGGAGGTGTAG
- a CDS encoding colicin D domain-containing protein yields the protein MLRTIHDPDRGANLLEYGAVVVLAAAVFTAFMLSGITTTISESVGSASEQLFSHQEPDGGEPDGSGGGSNGDDNGNEDASASPQPRAEPAANNPDGDGGGDGGGGDDKGVLDHVADGVSGFFGGIRDDAEGMVDVVTTNPVDTVQQMWEGIKNDPVSLLVSKEARESWGEGDYGSAIGRGIWDTGSWLIPGPGWASKAGKLGKLGRQAPDAPDAPNRKPDTQRADGDNGSGNNGNGDSDQNGNNRDGAPCKPSSFLPATPVLLADGTTVPIDEVERGDTVWAFDPRTGTEGPRQVTDTITSAGTKDLVDVTVRDGQGTSDTLTATAEHPFWAPARAQWIEAAELSPGTWLRTSSGTWAQVSSVDQRSSEDQRVHNLTVADLHTYYVGGARTNTLVHNSGGNCPADFDDKQLQKKFKHADDFGVQGNFNKNKREEFREVLKDHVNSSGTKQVSGTYRGGSVTHYVDPKTRLNVIVDPNGNFVSGWKLSPEQLKHVTSTGDL from the coding sequence ATGCTGCGCACGATCCACGACCCCGATCGGGGCGCGAATCTGCTCGAGTACGGGGCGGTGGTCGTCCTGGCCGCCGCCGTGTTCACCGCGTTCATGCTCAGTGGGATCACCACCACGATCTCCGAGTCCGTGGGCTCGGCGAGTGAGCAGCTGTTCTCCCACCAGGAACCCGACGGCGGGGAACCCGACGGCAGCGGTGGGGGGAGCAACGGCGACGACAACGGGAACGAGGACGCGTCAGCCAGTCCGCAGCCCCGTGCCGAGCCCGCGGCCAACAACCCCGACGGTGACGGCGGCGGAGACGGCGGTGGTGGCGACGACAAGGGGGTGCTCGACCACGTCGCTGACGGGGTGAGCGGCTTCTTCGGGGGCATCCGTGACGATGCCGAGGGCATGGTGGACGTGGTGACCACCAACCCGGTGGACACCGTGCAGCAGATGTGGGAGGGCATCAAGAACGACCCCGTGTCGCTGCTGGTCAGCAAGGAAGCCCGGGAGTCCTGGGGCGAGGGCGACTACGGCAGCGCCATCGGCCGAGGGATCTGGGACACCGGCTCGTGGCTCATCCCGGGACCCGGCTGGGCCAGCAAGGCCGGAAAGCTGGGCAAACTCGGCCGGCAGGCGCCGGACGCACCGGACGCGCCGAACCGGAAACCCGACACGCAACGGGCGGACGGCGACAACGGCAGCGGAAACAACGGGAACGGGGACAGCGACCAGAACGGCAACAACCGGGACGGTGCCCCCTGCAAACCCAGCAGTTTCCTGCCCGCGACACCGGTGCTGCTGGCCGACGGAACCACGGTGCCGATCGACGAGGTGGAGCGCGGTGACACGGTGTGGGCGTTCGACCCCCGAACCGGTACCGAAGGCCCTCGTCAGGTGACCGACACCATCACCTCGGCCGGCACCAAGGACCTGGTGGACGTCACGGTTCGGGACGGTCAGGGCACGAGCGACACGCTGACCGCCACCGCCGAACACCCCTTCTGGGCACCGGCGCGGGCACAGTGGATCGAGGCCGCGGAGCTGTCCCCCGGAACGTGGCTACGGACCTCCAGCGGAACCTGGGCCCAGGTCTCGTCCGTGGACCAGCGTTCGTCCGAGGACCAGCGCGTACACAACCTCACCGTCGCGGACCTGCACACGTACTATGTCGGCGGGGCACGGACGAACACACTCGTCCATAACAGCGGCGGGAACTGTCCCGCGGACTTCGACGATAAACAACTGCAGAAGAAGTTCAAGCACGCGGACGATTTCGGGGTCCAGGGGAACTTCAACAAGAACAAGAGGGAGGAGTTCCGGGAGGTTCTGAAGGACCACGTAAACTCCTCCGGTACGAAGCAGGTGTCCGGTACATACCGGGGAGGTTCCGTAACGCACTACGTTGACCCGAAAACCAGGCTCAACGTCATAGTCGACCCGAACGGGAACTTCGTCAGCGGTTGGAAACTGAGCCCCGAGCAACTGAAACACGTCACGAGTACGGGAGACCTGTGA